The following coding sequences lie in one Rutidosis leptorrhynchoides isolate AG116_Rl617_1_P2 chromosome 4, CSIRO_AGI_Rlap_v1, whole genome shotgun sequence genomic window:
- the LOC139904014 gene encoding protein ABCI12, chloroplastic-like codes for MFTPLVQIHPISNFNPHYFSSHNPLIFFTYQLPQNPKTLNYTLSSLNYKRKTPFQTLIKCSQNSDSNSPNWERLIPKDLISAEKILRSIAGATSSPICQFISSPTTFLHSVDSRIKLAWLLVLVMLPARSHIYMRFGLIGFLALLSVWIQPRQVWVDQLGRVTLLSGILFLMLGLGADSAPMVVQSRTPPPSMMGLPSIPPSFDGYSYLLFKVGPLQLTRKGLSVASTSACLTFTIFQSASLCLTTTTPEQLAFALQWFIKPLAYVGVPVAEVILTLLLSLRFINLVFDEVRIVALGIVSRRINWQQLATMETVEVFFTYMRRIFKNIFNHAEQITQAMTVRGFNGDSSSHNIYFSSASSAPMANIVSVMTLLGLIGAAALSEYVLV; via the exons ATGTTCACCCCACTGGTCCAAATCCACCCAATTTCCAATTTCAATCCACATTACTTCTCTTCACACAACCCCCTTATCTTCTTTACTTATCAACTTCCCCAAAACCCAAAAACCCTAAATTATACTCTCTCTTCCCTAAATTACAAGCGCAAAACTCCGTTTCAAACCCTAATCAAATGTAGTCAAAACAGTGATTCTAATTCGCCAAACTGGGAACGATTGATACCGAAAGATTTAATTTCAGCTGAGAAAATTCTGAGGTCGATTGCAGGGGCAACTTCTAGTCCAATTTGTCAGTTTATATCTTCACCCACAACTTTCTTGCATTCCGTTGATTCCAGAATTAAATTG GCATGGCTTCTTGTTTTAGTCATGTTACCAGCAAGGTCACATATATACATGCGTTTTGGATTAATTGGGTTTTTAGCTTTGTTATCCGTTTGGATTCAGCCAAGACAAGTTTGGGTG GATCAATTAGGAAGAGTTACTTTACTATCTGGGATTCTGTTCTTGATGTTGGGGCTCGGTGCTGATAGTGCTCCCATGGTTGTGCAGTCGAGAACACCACCACCTTCAATGATGGGTTTGCCCAGTATTCCACCTTCTTTTGATGGTTATTCGTATCTGTTGTTTAAAGTAGGACCGTTGCAGCTGACACGAAAAGGATTGTCTGTAGCCAGCACATCTGCTTGCTTAACCTTTACC ATTTTTCAAAGTGCAAGTCTTTGTTTGACCACTACCACACCGGAACAACTTGCTTTCGCTCTACAGTGGTTTATAAAGCCATTAGCATATGTTGGTGTTCCTGTTGCCGAAGTTATTCTTACTCTTCTACTATCATTGAGATTTATTAACCTAGTCTTCGATGAG GTACGAATTGTGGCGTTGGGGATTGTTTCTCGGAGAATAAATTGGCAACAGTTGGCTACTATGGAGACAGTTGAAG TTTTCTTCACGTACATGCGCCGGAtcttcaaaaatatatttaatcaCGCAGAGCAGATTACCCAG gCGATGACTGTGAGAGGATTTAATGGTGACAGCAGCTCACACAATATTTACTTCTCATCAGCTTCTTCTGCACCAATGGCAAACATTGTTTCCGTAATGACGCTACTTGGACTTATAGGTGCTGCTGCTTTATCCGAGTATGTGCTTGTTTAA
- the LOC139842999 gene encoding uncharacterized protein encodes MANYRSNSYNHTDKDMQLDTYSGGFQPNFRSYSVSYKTHESNMDIVVAGSNTKDFKLKKGKSTNGSASKTWGFSDPEFQRKKRVAGYKVYSVEGKFKGSFRKSFRWIKDKCTNVFYG; translated from the coding sequence ATGGCCAATTAcagatcaaattcatacaatcacaCCGATAAAGACATGCAATTGGATACATACAGTGGTGGATTTCAACCCAATTTCAGATCTTATAGTGTTTCTTACAAAACCCATGAATCAAACATGGATATTGTTGTTGCTGGATCAAATACTAAAGATTTTAAGCTGAAAAAAGGAAAGTCAACAAATGGGTCAGCTTCAAAAACATGGGGCTTTAGTGATCCTGAGTTTCAAAGGAAGAAAAGAGTTGCAGGTTATAAAGTTTATTCTGTTGAAGGCAAGTTTAAAGGGTCTTTTAGGAAGAGCTTTAGGTGGATTAAAGATAAGTGTACAAATGTTTTTTATGGATAG